The following nucleotide sequence is from Streptomyces sp. HUAS CB01.
GAGCCGGCTCCTCGCCCCGGGACCGGGCGAGCGCCTCCGGGTGGTGCGCGAACAGGGGGCGTGACTGCACCGTGTCGTACGTGCGGTGGAAGACCGCGGTCGCGGCGCCGGAGATCGGCGGCACGATCCAGGACCAGTCGGCGCCCACCGGGCGCCCCCGGCCGGCCTCCTGCTCCAGGTGGGTGAGGAAGCGGCGCGACTCCGTGTGGTGGTCGGTGATGGTCACACCGGCGCTGTCGAAGGAGTGCAGCACGGCGCGGTTGAGTTCGACGAGCGCACGGTCCTTCCACAGGGTGCGGTCGGTGGAGGTGTCGAGTCCCAGACGCGCGGCCACGACCGGCAGCAGGTCGTAGCGGTCGTCGTCGGCGAGGTTGCGGGCGCCGATCTCGGTGCCCATGTACCAGCCGTTGAACGGGGCCGCCGGGTAGCAGATGCCGCCGATCTCCAGGCACATGTTGGAGATGGCGGGTACCGCGTGCCAGCGGAGTCCGAGGGCGGCGAACCAGTCGTCCTCGGGGTGGCGCAGGGGTACTTCGTGCACCGCGTCGGCCGGCAGCTCGAACCAGCGGGGCTTGTCGTCGCTGCCCTGGACCACCAGCGGCAGTACGTCGAACTGCGTACCGGGGCCGCCCGGCCAGCCCAGGCCCGTCGCGTACGCGGTGAGTCCGGTGTTGCGCGGATCGCCGGTCACCCGGCCGGCACCGTCGGCGTAGCCCGCGTACCGCACCAGCTGTTCGTTCCAGATGCGTGGGCCGGGGCGGCCCGGCGCGTCCGGCGCGAAGACCGTGATCACGGGACGGATCCGGCCGCCGTTGGTCGCCTCGCGCAGATGCGCGGCGGCCTCCTCGGCGATGGTGTCCGCGTCGCACACGTCGCGGCGGTCCCGGACACGGAGGGAGCGCCAGTAGAGGCGGCCGATGCAGCGGTTGCTGTTGCGCCAGGCGACCCGTGCCCCGTGGGCAAGTTCGTCTGCGGTGTGTCGGTATGTGCCGGTAGCGTCGATCTCGGCACGTACGGCGGCTATCCGGGCCGTCGGGTCGCCGGCCCCCCGCTCCTCCTGGTGGTAGAGCCGCAGGAACTCCTCGGCCTCCTGCCGCAGGCGCACGAGGTCGGCTTCCGGTGCGGGCCGCACCGGGGCCGTTCCGGCGGGCCCGGGATGGCCGACCGGGCACTGCCCGGGCGGTGGAACGGCTTCCGCCCGGACGGGTTGCGCTCCGGCCGGCTGGGGATCCGACGGGCGGAACTTGCGGACGGCGGCTCTACGAAGGAACTTCCGCATGGTGCGCACCCCGGTGTGTGAAGGCGATGTGGATGCCGCCCGATCTACCCCGAACATGGCCTGATCCACCCTGTAAATGCCAGATGCACGTGCCCAGTTGGGAGCCGCCGCCCGGCGCACGGGGGTCCGCGACCACGCGCCTGCGCCCCTGCCGCACCCCGGTACGCGACGGGCCGTCGCCGTGCCGCCGCGGACCCGGTGCGGGGCGACGCCGGTCAGCGGGCCGCGGAGCACGCGGGACGGCACGGGAGCGGCGAGCGGTGACGCGGGCGAGCCCCGGACGGCAGGGGACCGACGGGGCATGTGGGGGCGCGCGGAGTGCCGTGAACCGGCCATGCGGGACCGCGGCCGGCGGCATGAACCGCCGCGCGGGTCCACGACATTCGGCCTGAACCGGTCGTGCGGCTTCGCGCGGCACGACGTGGTGGTCGCGTGAGACCGCGACATTCGGAGCGAACGAGTCATACGGGACCGCGCGGCACGCCGTGTGGCCCCGAGGCCGCACCGCCGTCCGGGGCCCGAGGAGAGCGATGACTCACCGGGGGCCGGCCGCACAGTGCGCCACGGACCGGTCGCGCGGGCGCCCGAAAGCGACGGGGCCGACGGGACCCATCGGACGAACGGGACATGGGCGGGGGACACGGCCCCCTCGGTACGCCGCGGACCGGCCATGCGGGCCTCGGTCCCGCCCCTGACCGGCCGCCCCGCCACCCCGGCGTCCCGTCACCCCGGCCCCCGGAGGCCCACGGAACGTGACCGGTCACGTGGCAGCGCGAGGGGCCGCCGACCGTTCAGCCGGTCGCGGGGCGTTCAGACCGTGATCAGCGGCGCGCGCGGGGAGGTGCGCAGCGGCGTCGCGAGTCCGGCGAGGGCCCGCTCCAGACCGTGGAGATGGGTGAGCGCGGCTTCGACGCCCGGGTCGTGGTGCGGGGTGGCGTCGGCACCCGCGGGGTCGGGCGCGTGGCCGGGCGCGGAGTCCGACTCCAGCGCGTGCACCGCGGCCTCGACCCGCCAGCAGGCCGCGGCCAGTCGCGCGTCGTGAGAGGCGTACGGGTCCGCCGCGACGGCGGCCAGCCCCCGCACCTCACGGGCGCAGTCGTCCAGCAGGACGAGGACCTGCCGGGCCCGCGCCTTCCGGGCCCGCAGCGGGCTGAACGGGTGGACCAGGGGCGCCAGGGACATCCGCACCCGGGCGAGAAGCTGCTCCAGCTCGGCGGCGTGCGGCGCCGGGTCGGCGGTGCCGTCCCCCGCGAGCCTGCGCATCGCGACGGTCGTGCACTCGTGCACGCAGCGCACGGTCAGCCGGATCCAGGCGTTGGTCGCCGCGTGGGTCGTGACGGGCAGCACGAACGCCACCGCCAGGGCCGCGCCGAGGGCGCCGACCGCCGTTTCCGCGAGGCGCAGCGCGAGCAGGGCCGGCTCCAGGGCCCCGAGCAGCCCGTACAGCAGCGAGACCAGTACGGTCACCGCGAACATCATCCAGCTGTACGAGACCGGGGCGCTGTAGAAGATCCCGAAGACGCAGGCCAGGGCCAGCACGGTCGTCGGCAGCAGCGCACCCTGGACCGGCACGGCGACGACGAGGCCCGCGGCGATACCGAGGACGGTGCCGAGAACCCTGCGGAAGCCCCTGACGAGGGTCTCGCCGCGCGCGCTGGTGTTGACGAAGATCCACCAGGCCGCACCCACGGCCCAGTACCAGCGCTCGTCCGAGAGCAGTTGTCCGGCGGCGAGGGCGAACGCCCCGGCGACGGTCACCTGGACGGCCTGCCGGGTGGTCGTCCGGGCCAGCCCCGTTCCCGTCGGCAGCGCGGGCGTCGCGGGCTGCGGCAGGCGCCGCTCGAAGCACCAGGCACCGAACCGGACGGCGGAGGCGGCGAGGACGGCCAGGAGCACGGAGGAGTAGAGCTCCGGGAGCTGACCGGGCACCGTGCGCAGGAACTGGGTCACGAAGAAGGTCATGAACGCGAAGACCCCGAGGGCATGCCCGCGAGGGCCCCAGCGCCGCGCGTACACCGCGGCGCCGGCGACGGCCACGAAGGCCACGTCACGCGCACCGGGCGCGTCGTGCAGGCCGGCTGCGAGAGCGAGGACCGGAAAGCCCACCACCGGCAGCAGGGCCGTGGTGAGGGCCTGGTCGCGGATCCGCGGGTCGGTGACCGTGAAGAGGGCCAGGAGCGCGGCGAGCCCGCCGGTGATGACCGCGGTGAGCGTGTGCCCCGTGAGCGCGCACACGGCCAGGGCCAGCCCGATGCCGAGGACGGCCCGCGTGGCGCTGCGCAGCCGCAGCAGCCCCGGGTCCGGAGCCACGAACACCCTCTTCAGCACTTCTTCCCGCCCCTTCGACGTTCCGGCATGAAAAAGGCGCCGCGGAGTCCGCAGCGCCATCGACATGTACATAAGACCATTCCATGCCCCACTGGCTCAAGGCGAGGTTGATCCGATGGGCCATTGGTACGGTCACGGGTGGTGGACCGCTTCGCTGGCGGGGCCAACGGACCAGTCCCTGGCGCCCGGGCGGCCACCGGGCTCCCACGCGGCAGAGGGCGGTCGGCTCCGCACCGCGACGCCTCGCGGTGCGGAGACCCACCGCGAGGCCCTCGCGGCCTCCCGCGTCCGGGCCCTGGTGACCGCTGCCGCGGCTGGTGGGCCGGGCGCATCACCGGAGGCGACCCGCTCCGGCTCCGTCCTCTGCGGGTTTCTCCGTACCGCGTCGTCAGGCATGCCCGGCGCTGTTGCGGCAAGGCGGGAATCCGGCCCGCCGTCGGACGTGCGGCGACGGGCGCGCTTGCCGGCAACGGCCGCACCGCCCCCGATTGCGGGCGCCGCGTGGGCATGCGCACGGTGAACGGAGCCGGCGGGCGCCCGGCGGTACCCCCGCCACGGGCCCGGCGGCCCGAGCGGTCCGTGGAACGTCCCGACGGGTACGGGACGTCACGGGGACGAAGGGATGCGTGAGTCCATGGCCGGAGCCACGGGTGGAGCGGTCGGACGGTCGGAGGCGGGAGCAGCGGACGGACCGGACGGTCCGGGCGAGGGCGGCTACGACGCCACCCCGTTCCTCCCCGGTCGGCGTGCGGGGCTGCCCGGGCTGCGGAAGGCCGCCGCCGGGTGCCGCGGATGCCCGCTGTACCGGGACGCGACGCAGACGGTGTTCGGCGAGGGGGACGCCGGCGCTGCCGTCCTCCTGCTCGGTGAGCAGCCGGGGGACCAGGAGGACCGGCAGGGCCGGCCGTTCGTCGGCCCTGCCGGGAAGGTCCTGACCCGTGCGCTCGCCGACGCGGGGCTCGACCCGGCGCAGGCGTACGTGACCAACGCGGTCAAGCACTTCAAGTTCACCGTTCCCGAGGGCCGCAAGCGGCGGATCCACAAGGCGCCGAACCTGCGGGAGATCACGGCGTGCAGACCGTGGCTGCTGGAGGAACTGCGGCTCGTGTCGCCGGAGGTCGTGGTGGCGCTCGGCGCGTCCGCGGGGAAGGCGCTGCTCGGCTCGTCATTCCGGGTCACCGAGCAGCGCGGCGCACTCCTGCCGTGGCCGGACACCGGCCGGGACGGCGGGAGCGCCCCGCACATCCGGGGCCTGGTGGCGACGATCCACCCCTCGGCCGTGCTGCGCGCGGACGACCGGGACAGGGTGTACGACGGGCTGGTGGCCGATCTGAGGGTGGTGGCCGACGTCCTGGGCGGCCCGGAAGGAGGCAGCGGCCGATGACGATGGAGCATCCCGCCGACCGCGGCGGGCCCACACCGGGCAGGTTCGACCGGCTGGCGGAGAAGGCCTCGCACCTCACCAGCTCACCGGTCTTCTTCGGGTTCTGTCTGCTCCTGGTGGCCGGCGTGGTCGCGGTGCACTTCGCGGACGTCTCCCTGACCTGGAAGATCTTCGCGGGCGAGTGCATGACGGCCGTCACCCTGCTGCTGCTGGCGCTGCTGAAGAACTCCGAGCTCCGCAGCGAGCGTGCGCTCCAGCGGAAACTGGACGCCATCGCCGCCGCGATCCTCGAGGCGCAGCAGGGCGAAACGGGCAAGGCGCACGAGGACCTCAGGTCCGCCATCCGCATGGAGGAGGAGACCTGAGGAACGCCGGGGCCAGCCGGGCGCCCCAGGCCGCGCGGCGCGAGGGCGACGGCACGGGGCAGAGCTCAGGAGCAAGGACGAGCGCGAGGGCGACGGCACGGGGCCGCCGCCCCGCCCCCGTCACCCGCCCACGTACTGCCGCAGGTGCTCCGCCGTGAGGGTGCCGCCCGAGGCGACGAGTTCGGCGGGCGTGCCGGTGAAGACCACGCGCCCGCCGTCGTGGCCGCCGCCCGGGCCGAGGTCGATCAGCCAGTCCGCGTGGGCCATCACGGCCTGGTGGTGCTCGATCACGACGACCGAGTTGCCCTCGTCGACGAGCCGGTCCAGGAGCTCGAGCAGCTTGTCGACATCGGCCAT
It contains:
- a CDS encoding UdgX family uracil-DNA binding protein (This protein belongs to the uracil DNA glycosylase superfamily, members of which act in excision repair of DNA. However, it belongs more specifically to UdgX branch, whose founding member was found to bind uracil in DNA (where it does not belong), without cleaving it, appears to promote DNA repair by a pathway involving RecA, rather than base excision.), which gives rise to MAGATGGAVGRSEAGAADGPDGPGEGGYDATPFLPGRRAGLPGLRKAAAGCRGCPLYRDATQTVFGEGDAGAAVLLLGEQPGDQEDRQGRPFVGPAGKVLTRALADAGLDPAQAYVTNAVKHFKFTVPEGRKRRIHKAPNLREITACRPWLLEELRLVSPEVVVALGASAGKALLGSSFRVTEQRGALLPWPDTGRDGGSAPHIRGLVATIHPSAVLRADDRDRVYDGLVADLRVVADVLGGPEGGSGR
- a CDS encoding low affinity iron permease family protein; the protein is MTMEHPADRGGPTPGRFDRLAEKASHLTSSPVFFGFCLLLVAGVVAVHFADVSLTWKIFAGECMTAVTLLLLALLKNSELRSERALQRKLDAIAAAILEAQQGETGKAHEDLRSAIRMEEET
- a CDS encoding FUSC family protein; protein product: MLKRVFVAPDPGLLRLRSATRAVLGIGLALAVCALTGHTLTAVITGGLAALLALFTVTDPRIRDQALTTALLPVVGFPVLALAAGLHDAPGARDVAFVAVAGAAVYARRWGPRGHALGVFAFMTFFVTQFLRTVPGQLPELYSSVLLAVLAASAVRFGAWCFERRLPQPATPALPTGTGLARTTTRQAVQVTVAGAFALAAGQLLSDERWYWAVGAAWWIFVNTSARGETLVRGFRRVLGTVLGIAAGLVVAVPVQGALLPTTVLALACVFGIFYSAPVSYSWMMFAVTVLVSLLYGLLGALEPALLALRLAETAVGALGAALAVAFVLPVTTHAATNAWIRLTVRCVHECTTVAMRRLAGDGTADPAPHAAELEQLLARVRMSLAPLVHPFSPLRARKARARQVLVLLDDCAREVRGLAAVAADPYASHDARLAAACWRVEAAVHALESDSAPGHAPDPAGADATPHHDPGVEAALTHLHGLERALAGLATPLRTSPRAPLITV
- a CDS encoding nitric oxide synthase oxygenase, translating into MRPAPEADLVRLRQEAEEFLRLYHQEERGAGDPTARIAAVRAEIDATGTYRHTADELAHGARVAWRNSNRCIGRLYWRSLRVRDRRDVCDADTIAEEAAAHLREATNGGRIRPVITVFAPDAPGRPGPRIWNEQLVRYAGYADGAGRVTGDPRNTGLTAYATGLGWPGGPGTQFDVLPLVVQGSDDKPRWFELPADAVHEVPLRHPEDDWFAALGLRWHAVPAISNMCLEIGGICYPAAPFNGWYMGTEIGARNLADDDRYDLLPVVAARLGLDTSTDRTLWKDRALVELNRAVLHSFDSAGVTITDHHTESRRFLTHLEQEAGRGRPVGADWSWIVPPISGAATAVFHRTYDTVQSRPLFAHHPEALARSRGEEPAPETAHEPGLV